From Coffea arabica cultivar ET-39 chromosome 9c, Coffea Arabica ET-39 HiFi, whole genome shotgun sequence, one genomic window encodes:
- the LOC113708363 gene encoding uncharacterized protein produces MGFRDLEASNLAMLAKQIWRIVINPNLLVSKVLKARHMKEEIGNKICHCCGEDTETIEHIFFNCPTAQVIWKIAPVRWEGLAKLQGNLWRQWEAMLQAAKETQDVGRIQLTANILWQIWKARNKFTFQCELADAKVIADKALQEWIEYEVAKESDTGTNFAPEKATPVQQHWEPPKEGTIRINTDATISTKMVRSGHGIIARNWHGELVRAKGITARRKGIAATEEALATRGALEMAQFAGWTNIEVQSDYKHVVSLINTDNVQDCSLQTILEDIDVQKKNFESCAFTFVPRTVNQCSHELAQFAAKATRSFEWEGSFPTWLSRLVRKDMGVVTPCCN; encoded by the exons ATGGGTTTTAGAGACCTGGAAGCCTCCAATTTGGCTATGCTTGCGAAACAAATTTGGAGAATTGTAATCAACCCAAATTTGTTAGTAAGCAAAGTCTTGAAGGCCAGGCATATGAAGGAGGAGATTG GGAACAAGATTTGTCACTGCTGTGGGGAGGACACGGAAACCATTGAACATATCTTCTTCAACTGCCCAACAGCGCAAGTAATATGGAAGATTGCACCTGTACGGTGGGAAGGGCTGGCTAAACTTCAAGGCAACCTGTGGAGACAGTGGGAAGCTATGTTGCAAGCAGCAAAAGAGACTCAAGATGTGGGCAGAATCCAGCTTACAGCAAACATCTTATGGCAAATCTGGAAAGCAAGGAACAAGTTTACTTTCCAGTGTGAGTTAGCTGATGCAAAGGTGATTGCAGACAAGGCACTACAAGAATGGATTGAGTATGAGGTAGCAAAGGAGTCAGACACAGGGACAAATTTTGCACCAGAAAAGGCAACACCAGTCCAGCAGCATTGGGAACCTCCTAAGGAAGGAACAATAAGGATCAATACGGACGCTACTATCTCGACTAAAATGGTTAGATCAGGTCATGGGATCATTGCAAGGAACTGGCACGGAGAATTAGTGAGAGCGAAAGGAATCACTGCGAGGAGGAAAGGAATTGCAGCCACTGAAGAAGCTCTAGCAACCAGAGGGGCGCTCGAAATGGCTCAGTTTGCAGGATGGACAAATATAGAAGTCCAATCTGACTACAAGCATGTAGTGAGCCTCATCAACACGGACAATGTCCAGGACTGTAGTCTTCAAACAATCTTGGAAGACATTGACGTtcagaagaaaaattttgaaagctGCGCTTTCACTTTTGTACCTAGAACGGTGAATCAATGTAGCCATGAATTAGCTCAGTTTGCAGCAAAGGCAACTAGAAGCTTTGAATGGGAAGGTTCTTTCCCAACTTGGCTTTCAAGGCTAGTTAGAAAGGATATGGGGGTAGTTACCCCTTGTTGTAATTAA